In Rhodopirellula sp. P2, the DNA window AAATCGGGTTTGATCGTGTTGTCTTGACGACGGGGCACGAAGGATTCCGCGGGTCGGACAGGGTTCCTTCATCGGATGACGAAGCGTTTGTGTTTCCGGTGGAGACCAATCTTTCATCCGAACGAATTTCGGCCGGAAGTGACGTTTGGATTCGAGGGTTTGGGTTGACCGCCATTGACGCCATCATGATGCTGACGGAAGGTCGTGATGGTCGTTTCGAAAACAGTGATGCACTTCCAGATTATGTCTGCAGTGGAAATGAGCCGAAGCGGATCACGGTTCATTGTCGTTCGGGTCGGCCGATGCTGGCGAAGCCCACCGCGAAAGTGGAGCCCATCACGGATGTGTTTTGGGAACCTTACCGAGAGGCACTGCGTGCGTGCGAACCGAATCATGGGAAGCTGAAATTTCACAAAGACATTTGGTGGGTGATTTGTGAAGCGGCAGCAGAATCGTTGTCGCAATCGGGCACGGTGGTGACTCCGCGTGAAATCGACGAATGGTATCGTGGGTGGTCGCGATACAAGATGGACGAGGCCGCCGCACGTCGTGCGATGTTGCAGTCCTACGGCGTTGCGACTGGTGCCCGACCGATTGATATCCCGTTTGCGCTGGGGGATGCATGGCGTCGCTTGTACCCACAGATCGTCGAATTGGTCAGCTTCGGTGGGCTGGCCGCTGGTCAGTACAAGGCGTTTCAGCAGGTGGCGATGGAAATGGAGCGCATCGCGTTTGGCCCGCCGGCCGAGAGCGTCGCAAAACTGTTGCGGCTGATGCGAGATGGTTTGGTACAACTGTGTGATCAAACCGTTGCACCAGAAGGGGCTGTGATCGTCAACGCTGTGATTGCTTCACCAAGTCAGGCGGATGAAACCGGGCCGCTTTCGCAACTGGTTTTGCGAGGTGATGTCGAGGTGGATCCGCTGACTGAAGCCATTCGCGTGAGCGATTCCGGTAACGTGCTGGGCGGAAGCAAAGGGCTTGCCGTGTTTGGTCGTGCGACGGAGGGTTGGGTTGTCGGCAACGATACCCTTTCGCGAACATTGCATTCGCAGATTCAGAACTGGGCCGGCACGATCGCGGTGGATATGCATGGATGAGGTATTCGACGTCATTTTTGAACGCTCTTTGGCTGGTCAAATGTTTGAAGGTCTACCCGCCGAAGATCAGGCATTGCAGACTGGTGCGTTGCGTAGGGGGTGCAGGGGCGTTTTGCCTCTGGATGCCCGGCTCGAATCGTGGATGGAGCGTTGTTTGCGTTCAGAGAACTTGTTCGATTGGGTTGAGACCTATGGTTCGCCACTGAATTTGGTGCGACCTCGAACAATGCGTCGCAACGTGGAGGAACTGAACGCGGTCGCTCGTGAGCGGGGTCTTGATTTTCGAGTGTTCTTCGCTCGGAAGGCCAACAAGTGTTTGGGCTTTGTTGACGAGGCGATCGAGTCAAATTTTGGAGTCGACACCGCCAGCGAGAACGAGCTGCGGCAGTGTTTGCGGCAGTGCGTTCCCGCGAAAGATTTGATTTGCACCGCGGCAATCAAAAGCGATTCGCTGATTGATCTGTGTCTGCAGCAGGAAGTCTGCATCGCGGTGGACAACGATGACGAGTTGCAGATCATTGTCGCCCGAGCAAATGAGCTTGGTCGGCAAGCTCGAATCGCATTGCGTTTAGGCGGGTTCCAGCACGAGGGAAACAAGCTTCCGACCCGTTTCGGTTTCGATGTGGATCGCGACCGTGATCTTCCTCAGCGTTTGACTTCATTGCCCGTGTTGGTTCAGGGGATTCATTTTCATCTCGATGGCTATGACTCTGGGCAGCGGGTGTCGGCTCTTTCGTTGGCCATGGAATGGGGCGAAAGATTGAAAGCGGTTGGGGAGCCGGTCGAGTTCATTGACATGGGCGGTGGTTTCCCAATGAGCTATCTGGAAGAGCATCGCCAATGGGCTACGTTTTGGAGGGAACATCGTCGGGCGTTGCTGGGCGAACGCGACACACTGACCTATCGGGGGCACGGATTGGGGCTGTCGGTTGAGGGAGGGCGTGTCGTCGGGGAACCGAAAAT includes these proteins:
- a CDS encoding Y4yA family PLP-dependent enzyme gives rise to the protein MERCLRSENLFDWVETYGSPLNLVRPRTMRRNVEELNAVARERGLDFRVFFARKANKCLGFVDEAIESNFGVDTASENELRQCLRQCVPAKDLICTAAIKSDSLIDLCLQQEVCIAVDNDDELQIIVARANELGRQARIALRLGGFQHEGNKLPTRFGFDVDRDRDLPQRLTSLPVLVQGIHFHLDGYDSGQRVSALSLAMEWGERLKAVGEPVEFIDMGGGFPMSYLEEHRQWATFWREHRRALLGERDTLTYRGHGLGLSVEGGRVVGEPKMYPFFQRPVRGHWLAGVLDSQIEGKSIADRLVELNVQLRCEPGRSILDGCGMTVARVEFRKQNAEGDWLIGLSMNRTQCRTSSDDFLVDPILVPKQSSFDRATETKPMSGYLVGAYCTESELISLRKMQFPSGVQRGDLIAFPNTAGYFMHFLESRSHQFPLAKNLIVDSHPVPSVRLDLIDE
- a CDS encoding FAD/NAD(P)-binding protein, with the translated sequence MSVAISGGRVADYPVTNDNPSKTRLRLAIVGCGPRGLQCLDALSQTLSTDELSRMEITVFEPSPFPGAGCIYNPKQPRMLRMNFATQHIDFWKVDSGQPTPRSGSLIGWLDRNYPEYAASDQFVPRAIVGEYLHDCFELVCKRLRRWTKLKVVRSRVESIRCVASQASSGGWLLWDGKDEIGFDRVVLTTGHEGFRGSDRVPSSDDEAFVFPVETNLSSERISAGSDVWIRGFGLTAIDAIMMLTEGRDGRFENSDALPDYVCSGNEPKRITVHCRSGRPMLAKPTAKVEPITDVFWEPYREALRACEPNHGKLKFHKDIWWVICEAAAESLSQSGTVVTPREIDEWYRGWSRYKMDEAAARRAMLQSYGVATGARPIDIPFALGDAWRRLYPQIVELVSFGGLAAGQYKAFQQVAMEMERIAFGPPAESVAKLLRLMRDGLVQLCDQTVAPEGAVIVNAVIASPSQADETGPLSQLVLRGDVEVDPLTEAIRVSDSGNVLGGSKGLAVFGRATEGWVVGNDTLSRTLHSQIQNWAGTIAVDMHG